In Cotesia glomerata isolate CgM1 linkage group LG3, MPM_Cglom_v2.3, whole genome shotgun sequence, one genomic interval encodes:
- the LOC123261349 gene encoding uncharacterized protein LOC123261349, producing the protein MNVPDAELLTVDGMPLPYVLVGDEAFQLTDYLLRPYPGRGGLNKDKTIFNYRLSRARQTIENSFGLLVSLWRILKKPIEATVDNTTHIVKAIICLHNWLRKRDEDNNNIQENIVDRHGENGFVPGL; encoded by the coding sequence atgaatGTACCGGACGCAGAGTTGCTCACAGTTGATGGTATGCCTTTACCATATGTGCTTGTTGGTGATGAGGCTTTTCAACTAACTGATTATCTACTCCGACCGTACCCTGGTAGAGGTGGTCTTAATAAAGATAAAACTATCTTCAATTATCGTCTCAGTCGTGCTCGacaaacaattgaaaattccTTCGGTTTACTCGTAAGTTTGTGGAGAATCTTGAAGAAGCCCATAGAAGCTACAGTGGACAATACAACTCATATAGTGAAAGCAATTATTTGTCTTCACAATTGGCTTCGCAAACGAGAtgaagataataataacatacaAGAAAATATAGTAGATCGCCATGGAGAAAATGGTTTTGTTCCGGGACTCTGA
- the LOC123261348 gene encoding GATOR complex protein WDR24-like, with amino-acid sequence MDVDVSDENNNYSNNDNNNEENIDINYNNNNDSGTFDVGEFGNDNVDYSCTVETDNVVNHEISSQTSKLSQKSLENNTSRIISDYEDEIPKQHVPKIDLMTPELAAALDRANVSSRSATYIFAVLLSSLNIDWASVNFSHLTIHRAREKFRKEATLNLKTNLETDN; translated from the coding sequence ATGGATGTTGATGTAagcgatgaaaataataactacagtaataatgataacaataatgaagAGAACATTGAcatcaattataataacaataatgatagtgGTACATTTGATGTCGGAGAGTTCGGTAATGACAATGTTGACTATTCTTGTACAGTTGAGACTGATAATGTTGTTAATCATGAAATATCAAGTCAAACATCTAAGTTATCCCAGAAATCTTTGGAAAATAATACTTCTCGTATAATCTCTGATTATGAAGATGAAATTCCAAAACAACATGTTCCTAAAATTGATCTAATGACACCAGAACTTGCTGCAGCTTTGGATAGAGCTAATGTGAGTAGTAGGTCGGCGACTTACATTTTTGCTGTTTTATTATCTAGCCTAAATATTGATTGGGCAAGCGTCAACTTCAGTCATTTGACTATTCACCGAGCACGGGAAAAATTTCGCAAAGAAGCGACGTTAAATCTGAAAACTAATTTGGAAACTGATAATTAG